The following coding sequences lie in one Lolium perenne isolate Kyuss_39 chromosome 2, Kyuss_2.0, whole genome shotgun sequence genomic window:
- the LOC127332066 gene encoding probable inactive receptor kinase At5g10020: protein MAVLQVLVFLLLFGGGAAADDVSSLLEFKKGISDRDQSPVLGSWSPPDTPDAGGGGDACPAGWRGVVCDGGAVVGLTLDGLGLAGELKLTTLAGMRALQNLSLAGNAFSGRLPPAIGYLSSLRHLDLSGNRFYGPIPGRLADLAGLVHLNLSCNNFSSGFPTDGIRELQNLRRVDLRSNSFWGNAGDLLTELRNAEYIDLSDNLFTGAVDLELDSLTSIGNTARYMNLSHNKLSGGFFRNETVGAFKNLEVLDLSNTGIAGMVPRLDSWFSLSVFKLAGNGLFGMMPETLLHSSMRLVEVDLSRNGFSGLMPVVNSTTLKMLNLSSNMLTGSLPSTVGKCTSVDLSGNLLTGELAILRSWDGIVEGIDLSSNNLVGSYPNDVSQFQNLVSLKLRNNSLSGSVPSVLGTYQKLSFLDLSLNALGGPVLPVFILSPTLTVLNLSGNNFSGIIPFQSPHSTESIMLSSQPALKIVDLSSNSLSGQLPPEISNLQRLESLSLAMNELSGEIPDEINKLQGLEYVDLSHNHFTGRIPDMPQTGLKMFNVSYNDLRGTLPKSVEKFPLSCFKPGNDFLIFPDGLPTGNINDPGVAQSQASQGHGHKAGVKVALIVGCIGAVLLVIFIALAIYVVRSQELCGRNGFRGQLTIRDLKVGKLSRPNLFKTPKDNVMPTKTSFSNDHLLTSAARSMSAQKELLAEAAVEYGYTDPKEAVESTSSGVAGTSAVVSARESSPRSALPSSPHFADSRFHEEPVTFEVYSPDRLVGELIFLDSNLVFTAEDLSRAPAEVLGRSSHGTTYKAALQSGHVLTVKWLRVGLVKHKKEFTKEIKRIGTIRHPNIVSWRAFYWGPKEQERLIISDYVNGDSLALYLYESTPRRYSRLSVCQRLKIAIDLARCLQFLHHEKGLPHGNLKPTNIFLTGPDLSPKLVDYCLHRFTTSSGIAEQILNLGALGYRAPELATAAKPMPSFKADVYAFGVVVLEMLTRKSAGDIISGQSGAVDLTDWVQMCNREGRGTDCFDRDIAGLEESPRVMDELLAISLRCILPVNERPNMKTVCDDLCSITA, encoded by the exons ATGGCCGTGCTCCAAGTTCTCGTCTTTCTGCTTCTTttcggcggcggcgccgccgccgacgacgtgTCCTCGCTGCTCGAGTTCAAGAAGGGCATCTCGGACCGGGACCAGAGCCCCGTGCTGGGATCCTGGTCCCCGCCGGACACGCccgacgccggcggcggcggggacgcGTGCCCCGCCGGCTGGCGCGGCGTGGTCTGCGACGGCGGCGCGGTCGTCGGCCTCACGCTCGACGGGCTCGGCCTCGCCGGGGAGCTCAAGCTCACCACGCTCGCCGGCATGCGCGCGCTGCAGAACCTCTCCCTCGCCGGCAACGCCTTCTCCGGCCGCCTGCCCCCCGCCATCGGCTACCTCTCCTCGCTCCGCCACCTCGACCTCTCCGGCAACCGCTTCTACGGCCCCATCCCCGGCCGCCTCGCCGACCTCGCCGGCCTCGTCCACCTCAACCTCTCCTGCAACAACTTCTCCTCGGGATTCCCCACCGATGGGATCCGGGAGCTCCAGAACCTGCGCCGCGTCGACCTCCGCAGCAACTCCTTCTGGGGGAATGCCGGCGATCTGCTCACCGAGCTGCGCAATGCCGAGTACATTGATCTCAGCGACAACCTCTTCACCGGCGCTGTCGATTTGGAGCTCGACAGCTTGACCAGCATCGGGAACACCGCCAGGTACATGAATCTCAGCCACAACAAGCTCAGCGGCGGTTTCTTCCGGAACGAAACCGTGGGGGCTTTCAAGAACTTGGAGGTTCTTGATTTGAGCAACACTGGGATTGCTGGGATGGTGCCGAGGCTCGATTCTTGGTTCTCACTCTCAGTCTTCAAGCTGGCCGGGAATGGCCTTTTTGGGATGATGCCTGAGACGCTACTGCATAGTTCGATGCGGCTTGTTGAGGTTGATCTCAGTCGGAATGGCTTCTCAG GATTAATGCCAGTTGTGAACTCGACGACTTTGAAAATGTTGAATCTCTCTTCAAATATGCTGACAGGTTCATTACCATCTACTGTTGGCAAGTGTACCTCAGTTGATCTGAGTGGCAACCTGCTTACCGGGGAACTAGCTATTTTGCGTTCTTGGGATGGTATAGTGGAGGGGATTGACTTGAGTTCAAACAACCTGGTGGGCAGCTACCCGAATGATGTCTCCCAGTTTCAGAACTTAGTTTCCCTGAAGTTGAGGAACAATTCGTTATCAGGATCCGTCCCTTCGGTGTTGGGAACCTATCAAAAGTTATCCTTCCTTGATCTCAGTCTTAATGCACTTGGGGGACCTGTTTTGCCTGTTTTTATCCTATCGCCTACTTTGACAGTGTTGAACCTTTCTGGAAACAACTTCTCTGGGATTATTCCATTTCAGAGCCCTCATTCAACAGAGTCAATAATGCTATCTTCTCAACCTGCTCTTAAGATTGTTGATTTGTCCAGTAATTCTTTATCTGGTCAGTTGCCACCAGAAATTTCTAACTTGCAAAGGCTTGAGTCCCTTAGTCTTGCGATGAATGAGTTGTCTGGGGAGATACCAGATGAGATAAACAAGCTTCAAGGATTGGAGtatgttgatctatctcataACCACTTCACTGGCAGAATTCCTGATATGCCTCAGACTGGTTTGAAGATGTTCAATGTATCTTACAATGATCTACGGGGAACTCTTCCTAAAAGTGTTGAAAAGTTTCCCTTATCTTGCTTTAAACCTGGAAATGACTTCTTAATTTTCCCCGATGGTCTGCCTACTGGAAATATTAATGATCCTGGAGTTGCGCAGAGTCAGGCATCTCAGGGTCATGGACATAAGGCTGGTGTTAAAGTTGCGCTCATAGTTGGCTGCATTGGAGCTGTCTTGCTTGTGATCTTCATAGCATTGGCAATATATGTAGTGAGGTCTCAAGAGCTTTGTGGAAGAAACGGATTTAGAGGCCAGCTTACTATCAGAGATCTGAAAGTGGGGAAATTAAGCCGTCCAAATCTATTCAAGACTCCAAAAGATAATGTTATGCCAACGAAGACAAGTTTCTCGAATGATCACCTCTTAACATCTGCAGCTCGATCAATGTCTGCTCAGAAAGAATTATTGGCTGAGGCTGCTGTCGAGTACGGTTATACTGATCCAAAGGAAGCTGTTGAGTCCACAAGTTCTGGTGTGGCTGGGACCTCAGCCGTAGTCTCTGCTCGGGAATCTTCTCCAAGGTCCGCTTTACCGTCATCGCCACATTTTGCCGATTCTAGATTCCATGAGGAACCTGTGACTTTTGAAGTGTACTCACCAGACCGGTTGGTTGGAGAACTGATATTCCTTGACAGCAATTTAGTTTTCACAGCTGAAGACCTGTCCCGTGCTCCAGCAGAGGTTCTTGGAAGGAGCAGTCATGGCACAACGTACAAGGCAGCACTACAAAGCGGGCATGTCCTGACAGTGAAATGGCTGCGTGTTGGTCTTGTAAAGCATAAAAAGGAGTTCACTAAGGAGATAAAAAGGATCGGCACCATCAGGCATCCGAATATAGTTTCATGGAGAGCGTTCTATTGGGGTCCTAAGGAGCAAGAAAGATTAATCATTTCTGACTATGTCAACGGCGATAGCTTGGCGCTATACCTTTACG AGTCTACTCCTAGAAGATATTCCCGCCTGTCAGTTTGTCAGCGGTTGAAAATTGCAATTGATCTAGCTCGTTGCCTCCAGTTCCTACACCATGAGAAGGGCCTGCCTCATGGCAACCTAAAGCCCACAAATATATTCCTGACCGGTCCTGACCTCTCTCCGAAGCTGGTCGATTATTGTTTGCATCGGTTCACGACTTCAAGTGGTATCGCCGAGCAAATACTGAACCTAGGAGCACTAGGGTACCGAGCCCCAGAGCTGGCTACCGCAGCCAAGCCTATGCCATCGTTCAAGGCCGACGTGTACGCGTTTGGCGTGGTCGTGTTGGAGATGTTGACGCGGAAGAGCGCTGGGGACATCATCTCGGGGCAGTCGGGCGCGGTCGACCTGACGGACTGGGTGCAGATGTGCAACCGGGAAGGGCGGGGCACTGACTGCTTCGACCGGGACATCGCTGGGCTGGAGGAGTCCCCGCGGGTGATGGACGAGCTGCTCGCGATCTCGCTTAGGTGTATTCTTCCTGTAAATGAGAGGCCTAACATGAAGACCGTCTGTGACGACCTGTGCTCCATAACCGCGTGA